One window of the Pseudofrankia sp. DC12 genome contains the following:
- a CDS encoding DUF397 domain-containing protein, giving the protein MDTPTGHPTSLVWRKSSYSGGTGGNCVEVATLPDGGRAVRDSKDPDGLTLRFTAAEWTAFLAAAREGEFGD; this is encoded by the coding sequence ATGGACACTCCGACCGGCCATCCGACCAGCCTTGTATGGCGCAAGAGCAGCTATTCCGGCGGCACTGGCGGCAACTGCGTCGAAGTGGCCACCCTCCCCGACGGCGGTCGCGCCGTCCGCGACTCCAAGGACCCTGACGGTCTCACCCTCCGCTTCACCGCCGCCGAGTGGACCGCGTTCCTCGCCGCTGCCCGCGAAGGCGAGTTCGGCGACTGA
- a CDS encoding helix-turn-helix transcriptional regulator yields MPSTPGPTVRRRRLGAELRRLREAAGLTVDQAGEHIHRAGPTISRMETGQFRFVPRNVADLLDLYGLADIDQREALLALAKENRKPAWWHSYGDIVPRWFQMYIGLEAEASTVATFESLLVPGLLQTADYARAVIRAASPAMPATDIDRAVEIRLTRQQVLNADPPLDLWAIMDEAAVRRHVGGPPIMRRQLDQLIALSEQPGVTIQVVPFTAGAHAGMISNFTLLGFADTGGAPETVYIEAPTGSLYLEKPIEVRRYDAWMNQLRGLARDPDGTRVLLDAARKEM; encoded by the coding sequence ATGCCGAGCACGCCGGGCCCGACCGTGCGCCGGCGCCGGCTGGGCGCCGAGTTGCGCCGGCTGCGCGAGGCCGCCGGCCTGACCGTCGACCAGGCGGGGGAACACATCCACCGGGCCGGCCCGACCATCAGCCGGATGGAAACCGGGCAGTTCCGGTTCGTGCCGCGCAACGTCGCCGACCTGCTCGACCTCTACGGCCTCGCCGACATTGACCAGCGCGAGGCCTTGCTCGCACTCGCCAAGGAGAACCGCAAGCCAGCCTGGTGGCACTCCTACGGGGACATCGTGCCCCGCTGGTTCCAGATGTACATCGGCCTCGAAGCCGAGGCTTCTACGGTCGCCACCTTCGAAAGCCTGCTGGTCCCCGGTCTGCTGCAGACCGCCGACTACGCCCGGGCGGTCATCCGCGCCGCCTCCCCGGCAATGCCCGCCACCGACATTGACCGCGCGGTGGAGATTCGGCTGACCCGCCAGCAGGTGCTGAACGCCGACCCGCCGCTCGACCTCTGGGCGATCATGGATGAGGCTGCCGTCCGCCGCCACGTCGGAGGCCCACCCATCATGCGCCGCCAACTCGACCAGCTGATCGCACTGTCCGAGCAGCCCGGCGTGACCATCCAGGTAGTGCCCTTCACGGCCGGCGCGCACGCCGGCATGATCTCCAACTTCACGCTTCTCGGCTTCGCGGACACCGGCGGTGCCCCCGAGACCGTCTACATCGAGGCACCCACCGGCAGCCTCTACCTGGAGAAGCCCATCGAGGTCCGCCGCTACGACGCCTGGATGAACCAACTCCGCGGCCTCGCCCGCGACCCCGACGGCACCCGCGTCCTCCTCGACGCCGCACGAAAGGAGATGTGA